In one Brassica oleracea var. oleracea cultivar TO1000 chromosome C9, BOL, whole genome shotgun sequence genomic region, the following are encoded:
- the LOC106314311 gene encoding uncharacterized mitochondrial protein AtMg01250-like, with amino-acid sequence MECVTSVSYQVLINGTPHGDIRPTRGIRQGYPLSPYLFVICTEMLVQKLIQAENSGEITSLKVARGASAVSHLLYADDSMFYCKQSDEELSRLTAILQEYSLASGQRINYQKSSIYFGKNIPSERKEEIKL; translated from the coding sequence ATGGAATGCGTCACATCAGTAAGCTACCAGGTGCTTATCAACGGTACTCCTCACGGAGACATCAGACCCACGAGAGGCATTAGGCAAGGATACCCGCTCTCCCCATATCTCTTTGTAATATGCACTGAAATGCTGGTCCAGAAACTAATCCAAGCTGAAAACTCGGGAGAGATCACAAGCCTAAAGGTGGCGCGTGGAGCTTCTGCAGTCTCTCATCTCTTATATGCTGATGATAGTATGTTCTACTGCAAACAGTCAGATGAAGAGCTCAGCCGCCTAACTGCAATATTACAAGAGTACAGTCTTGCCTCTGGTCAGAGAATAAACTACCAAAAGTCAAGCATTTACTTTGGCAAAAACATTCCAAGCGAGAGGAAAGAAGAAATCAAACTGTAA
- the LOC106316903 gene encoding mitogen-activated protein kinase kinase kinase 7-like, with amino-acid sequence MEQFRQIGEVLGSLNALMVLQDDILINQRQCCLLLDIFSLGFNTVAEEIRQNLKLEEKHTKWRALEQPLKELYRVFKEGETYVRSCMSNKDWWGKVINFHQNKDCVEFHIHNLFCYFPAVIEAIETAGEISGLDPSEMDRRRVVFSRKYDREWNDPKLFQWRFGKQYLVPKDICSRFEHSWREDRWNLVEALQEKRKSKSDEIGKTEKRLADFLLKKLTGLEQFNGRLFPSSILVGSKDYQVRRRLGGGGQYKEIQWLGDSFVLRHFFGDLEPLDAEISSLLSLCHSNILQYLCGFYDEEKKECSLVMELMHKDLKSYMKENCGPRRRYLFSVPVVIDIMLQIARGMEYLHSNEIFHGDLNPMNILLKERSHTEGYFHAKISGFGLNSVKTFTRASSRPTTPAPVIWYAPEVLTEMEQDLKGITVPRSKFTHKADVYSFAMVCFELITGKVPFEDSHLQGDEMGKNIRRGDRPLFPFPSPKYLVSLIRRCWHSEPSQRPTFSSICRILRYVKKFLVVNPDQGHIQIQTPLVDCWDLEARFLKKFSIETGSHAESVMQIPFQLYSYRVAEKEKMSPNLSKEESSDTGGESASESVSDPPTTTPKYTKSLCLDAISEYSESDTRSIYSEAPKKKISPASKKSGDMAKLRRNSSAGLRSTGSSPVKPRPAPKVTLPLSPFGRNSKARKDTRLPLSPMSPLGHTRRSRHLSGPASDSELT; translated from the exons ATGGAGCAGTTCAGGCAAATCGGCGAGGTTCTCGGAAGCTTAAACGCGCTTATGGTATTACAAGACGATATCTTGATCAACCAAAGACAATGCTGTTTGTTATTAGACATTTTCAGTTTGGGTTTCAACACCGTCGCCGAAGAGATCAGACAAAACTTGAAGCTCGAAGAGAAGCATACCAAATGGAGAGCCCTTGAACAGCCTTTGAAAGAGCTCTACAGAGTGTTTAAAGAAGGTGAAACCTATGTTCGAAGCTGCATGTCTAATAAAGATTGGTGGGGCAAAGTAATCAACTTTCATCAGAACAAAGATTGTGTTGAGTTTCACATACACAACTTGTTCTGTTACTTTCCCGCCGTGATCGAGGCGATAGAGACAGCTGGAGAGATTTCTGGTCTCGACCCTTCAGAGATGGATAGAAGGAGAGTTGTCTTCTCTAGAAAGTACGATAGAGAGTGGAATGATCCTAAGCTGTTTCAGTGGAGGTTTGGGAAACAGTATCTGGTTCCCAAGGATATTTGTAGCCGCTTTGAGCATTCATGGAGAGAAGACAGATGGAATCTAGTTGAGGCGTTACAAGAGAAGAGAAAGTCCAAGAGCGATGAGATTGGGAAAACCGAGAAGCGTTTAGCTGACTTTCTGTTGAAGAAACTAACCGGTTTGGAACAGTTTAACGGTAGGCTCTTCCCGAGTTCGATACTCGTTGGCTCTAAAGATTACCAAGTGAGGAGGAGACTAGGCGGTGGTGGTCAGTACAAGGAGATTCAATGGTTAGGTGATTCTTTTGTCCTGAGACATTTTTTCGGAGATCTTGAGCCGTTGGATGCAGAGATATCTTCTCTGTTATCGCTATGTCACTCGAATATACTTCAGTACCTATGTGGATTCTATGACGAAGAGAAGAAAGAATGTTCTCTGGTAATGGAGTTAATGCACAAAGACTTGAAAAGCTACATGAAGGAGAACTGTGGACCTCGAAGAAGGTATCTCTTCTCTGTTCCCGTTGTGATTGATATAATGCTTCAGATCGCTCGAGGCATGGAGTATCTTCATTCAAACGAGATCTTCCATGGAGACTTGAATCCCATGAATATTCTTTTGAAAGAGAGAAGTCACACCGAAGGTTACTTCCACGCCAAGATATCCGGTTTCGGTTTGAACTCAGTCAAAACTTTTACTCGAGCTTCCTCTAGACCAACCACTCCTGCTCCTGTGATTTGGTATGCACCTGAGGTTCTAACAGAGATGGAACAAGATCTCAAAGGTATAACAGTTCCGAGATCAAAGTTTACTCATAAAGCTGATGTGTATAGCTTTGCTATGGTGTGTTTTGAGCTTATAACCGGTAAGGTACCATTTGAAGATAGTCATCTACAAGGAGATGAGATGGGTAAGAACATAAGAAGGGGAGATAGACCTCTCTTCCCATTCCCTTCTCCTAAATACCTCGTTAGTCTTATCAGACGGTGTTGGCACTCAGAACCTAGCCAGCGTCCGACTTTCTCTTCCATTTGCCGGATACTCCGCTACGTAAAGAAGTTCTTAGTTGTGAATCCGGATCAGGGTCACATCCAAATCCAAACTCCGCTTGTTGATTGCTGGGACTTGGAAGCAAGATTCTTGAAAAAGTTCTCAATCGAGACAGGGTCTCACGCGGAGTCCGTGATGCAAATACCGTTCCAGCTTTACTCGTATAGAGTCGCAGAGAAGGAGAAGATGAGTCCAAACTTGAGCAAAGAAGAGAGTTCGGACACAGGAGGTGAGTCTGCTTCAGAAAGCGTTTCGGATCCACCAACAACAACGCCAAAGTATACAAAGTCATTGTGCTTAGATGCAATATCTGAATACTCAGAGTCTGATACAAGATCAATTTACTCAGAAGCTCCTAAGAAAAAGATCTCACCAGCTTCAAAGAAAAGTGGTGACATGGCCAAACTCAGAAGAAACTCAAGCGCAG GTTTACGGTCAACAGGATCATCGCCAGTAAAGCCAAGACCAGCACCGAAAGTGACATTGCCGTTAAGTCCGTTTGGAAGAAACAGCAAAGCCAGGAAGGATACAAGGTTGCCTTTGAGTCCTATGAGTCCTTTGGGACATACAAGACGTAGTAGACATCTCTCTGGCCCTGCTTCAGACTCTGAGCTAACTTAG
- the LOC106314310 gene encoding uncharacterized protein LOC106314310: MEQEGGDGIYLGLPESFGGSRVSILSFLKERLEQRIGGWQNRFLSPAGKEVLLKAIALALPTYTMSCFLVPKTICKKIMAIMSDYWWKSNTASKGMHSRSWESLCSPKDKGGLGFKDLEAFNTALLGKQLWRIITQPDSLLARIFKSRYFRSSDPLNAPLGSLPSYAWRSIHSAQHLIKQGAKVIIGNGCRSDEVEGVVSEHPMLSVAELHKWWNEKFGSEQTFLTQLDMEGEEVSDAKTLLQDAKKNAIKRLFGDWDESFRFIPKLMSALHSSNGLLVDWEYDSLPNPEHASFRRVFWAFSQSVEGFKHCRPVVVVDSKQLKGRYNMKLMIASGFDAAYKSFPLAFAVTKEVSIDSWCWFLTRIREKVTQRKGLCLITRHHPDILAVVNEPGSQWKEPWAYHRFCLTHLCSQFSRLFPDHHHHTKYLVMQAGSSTQKAEFDSYMKDIKEKSPEGWKWLDRIPPHQWALAHDSGLRYGVMMIDRKALFAVCRSFQKVAMTGGVYTENVMRKFQESLIDSGAYVVTPLESDAFQVSGPSERVSMRHLMEKYKECIVELNDSTCTCGKFQRKRFPCLHALAVFQKMKINPLPYVDDCYSVESYYKTYEATFSPVPEMSAWPEASGVPTLFPHVIAPPPLKVSGKGKGKSKSKEPPSDEELRNAILDILKVMDFKMVRTSNTIM; encoded by the exons ATGGAGCAGGAAGGAGGTGATGGTATATACCTAGGCCTCCCTGAATCTTTTGGAGGCTCTAGAGTATCCATTTTGAGCTTCCTCAAAGAAAGACTCGAGCAAAGAATCGGTGGCTGGCAAAATAGGTTCCTTTCTCCAGCAGGCAAAGAAGTGCTTCTCAAAGCAATTGCTTTAGCTCTTCCAACCTACACAATGTCGTGTTTCCTGGTGCCAAAGACGATATGCAAGAAAATTATGGCTATAATGTCAGATTATTGGTGGAAGAGCAACACAGCGTCAAAAGGAATGCATTCGAGAAGTTGGGAGAGCCTATGCTCCCCAAAGGACAAAGGAGGACTCGGTTTTAAAGATCTAGAAGCTTTCAACACGGCTCTGCTCGGGAAGCAACTCTGGCGCATTATCACCCAACCAGACTCATTGCTAGCCAGAATCTTCAAAAGCAGATACTTTAGATCCTCCGACCCTCTCAATGCCCCACTAGGATCCCTGCCCTCATATGCCTGGAGAAGTATCCACTCAGCTCAGCATCTGATCAAACAAGGCGCTAAGGTGATCATTGGAAACG GTTGCAGATCTGATGAGGTTGAGGGTGTGGTCAGTGAACATCCTATGCTCTCAGTTGCGGAGTTGCACAAGTGGTGGAATGAAAAGTTTGGCTCTGAGCAAACTTTTCTTACCCAACTTGACATGGAAGGTGAGGAAGTTAGTGATGCAAAAACACTGTTGCAGGATGCGAAAAAGAATGCTATCAAAAGACTCTTTGGAGATTGGGATGAGAGTTTCAGATTCATACCCAAGTTGATGTCTGCGCTTCACTCTTCTAACGGGCTGCTCGTGGACTGGGAGTATGATTCTTTGCCTAACCCTGAACATGCATCCTTTCGAAGAGTGTTTTGGGCGTTTTCACAGTCTGTTGAAGGGTTTAAGCATTGTAGACCTGTGGTTGTTGTGGACAGCAAACAGTTGAAGGGTAGGTACAATATGAAACTGATGATAGCCTCAGGGTTTGATGCAGCCTACAAAAGTTTCCCGCTTGCCTTTGCGGTTACTAAAGAAGTATCCATTGATAGTTGGTGTTGGTTTCTCACTAGAATCAGAGAGAAGGTAACACAAAGGAAGGGCCTTTGCCTCATCACAAGGCATCACCCGGACATACTCGCTGTTGTTAACGAACCCGGGTCTCAGTGGAAAGAGCCCTGGGCTTATCACAGGTTCTGTCTGACTCATCTGTGCTCCCAATTCTCTCGCCTCTTCCCAGACCACCACCACCACACGAAGTATCTTGTGATGCAGGCTGGTTCTTCGACTCAGAAGGCAGAATTTGATTCCTACATGAAGGACATCAAAGAGAAGAGTCCAGAAGGCTGGAAATGGCTAGACCGAATCCCTCCGCATCAGTGGGCTCTGGCGCATGACAGTGGGCTTAGATACGGAGTCATGATGATAGATAGAAAAGCTTTGTTTGCAGTTTGTAGAAGCTTTCAGAAAGTTGCAATGACAGGGGGTGTGTACACAGAAAATGTCATGAGAAAATTTCAAGAGTCTTTGATAGATTCCGGTGCTTACGTTGTAACGCCGTTAGAAAGCGATGCATTTCAGGTCTCAGGACCCTCAGAACGCGTCTCCATGAGGCATTTAATGGAGAAATATAAGGAATGCATTGTTGAGTTGAATGACTCAACCTGTACTTGTGGGAAGTTCCAAAGGAAGAGGTTTCCATGTCTGCACGCTCTAGCTGTCTTCCAGAAGATGAAAATCAACCCTTTGCCGTATGTGGACGACTGTTACTCTGTTGAAAGCTATTACAAAACTTATGAGGCTACATTTTCTCCTGTTCCGGAGATGTCAGCTTGGCCGGAAGCTTCTGGAGTTCCTACATTGTTTCCCCACGTCATTGCACCACCTCCACTTAAAGTATCAG GAAAAGGGAAAGGAAAAAGCAAAAGCAAGGAGCCTCCTAGTGATGAAGAGTTGAGAAATGCAATTCTTGATATCTTGAAAGTGATGGACTTTAAAATGGTAAGGACTTCGAACACCATCATGTAA
- the LOC106314309 gene encoding putative F-box protein At1g53360, whose product MTSFDMNPDMIIEILSHSPASLVGKCRLLNKECNKRTYDSSFLKLNLQRTNSVSGYFLEFSERLMVHSAFVRDLGNIPSGSDEISLDFLPPGRVSIKACDASHGILLCVNDLPVKGRQPEYIVCKPTTKQYMILPKPKTRYFTIALGLMVTGSDPFRYKILRLSQLPGNENRRYNFSFTLVCEVFDSDSFAWKRLNNVELPKEDLLVPRTANPVASYGFLHWLTTSNNVFRFCFKTNSWSFFPVPENLASDDSLKLTRYDGKVGVISSRSKEGVDYQDLWVLERSLGNSWVHVKEIKSIGLEPVGFSSNDVVTLADLDGMCSYNMNNGKSQKLQIRAPKFFPSYYWTMSYFPFYSDYERSELGRSNG is encoded by the coding sequence ATGACTTCTTTCGATATGAACCCAGACATGATCATCGAGATTCTTTCTCATTCTCCTGCTTCGTTGGTGGGAAAGTGTAGACTCTTAAACAAAGAATGTAACAAGAGAACCTACGATTCTTCCTTTCTCAAACTCAATCTCCAAAGAACCAATTCCGTTTCCGGTTACTTCCTCGAATTCAGCGAGAGACTTATGGTTCATTCCGCTTTTGTCAGAGATTTAGGCAACATTCCTAGTGGGTCTGATGAAATCTCGCTGGATTTTCTACCACCAGGAAGAGTAAGTATTAAAGCTTGTGACGCAAGTCATGGGATTTTGCTTTGTGTTAATGATCTTCCGGTTAAAGGAAGGCAACCGGAGTACATCGTCTGCAAACCAACCACCAAACAGTACATGATTCTACCTAAACCAAAAACCCGGTATTTCACAATCGCACTCGGTTTAATGGTTACTGGGTCTGATCCTTTCCGGTACAAGATACTGAGGCTCTCACAGTTACCTGGCAACGAGAATAGGAGGTACAACTTCAGTTTCACTCTCGTTTGTGAAGTTTTCGATTCGGATTCGTTTGCGTGGAAGAGATTAAACAACGTGGAGCTACCTAAAGAAGACTTACTGGTTCCAAGAACTGCTAATCCGGTTGCTTCTTACGGGTTCTTGCATTGGTTAACGACAAGCAACAATGTATTCCGGTTTTGTTTCAAAACCAATTCTTGGTCATTTTTCCCGGTTCCTGAGAATCTAGCGAGCGATGATTCTCTAAAGTTGACAAGATACGATGGAAAAGTTGGAGTTATTAGTTCGAGGTCGAAGGAAGGAGTGGATTATCAGGACTTATGGGTTTTGGAGAGGAGTTTGGGCAATTCTTGGGTACATGTGAAAGAGATTAAAAGTATAGGGCTCGAACCTGTGGGGTTCTCAAGCAACGACGTCGTAACACTGGCTGACTTGGATGGAATGTGTTCATACAATATGAATAACGGGAAATCTCAGAAACTACAAATAAGAGCTCCAAAGTTTTTCCCTTCTTATTATTGGACCATGAGTTATTTTCCTTTCTATTCTGACTACGAGAGAAGTGAGCTCGGGAGATCTAATGGCTGA